A region from the Triticum urartu cultivar G1812 chromosome 1, Tu2.1, whole genome shotgun sequence genome encodes:
- the LOC125509448 gene encoding putative cyclic nucleotide-gated ion channel 7, whose product MDVPGSGHQMDSYFSRPKIRSRSIRMAAAGVINRSERLKNIGRVFQEDLKNISLKIYDPQDPFLMRMNRLFVFSCIISVAVDPMFFYLPSVTETEYNTCIGFNRILAAGATAVRSAIDFFYLARIVLQFHTAFIAPSSRVFGRGELVINNRDIAQRYLHRFFIVDLLSVLPLPQIQMIKFFMRPKGADLLPIKTALFFIVLTQYLPRLFRFYPIISELKRTTGVFAETAFAGAAFYLLLYMLASHMVGAFWYLLAVERVDDCWREKCAGLKFDRCVKFMYCGGAGATKEDRDNQFTEFMEWRTMIRQVLKQECAPMDNNGTGFDYGIYSNAITSGVTHTQDLIPKILFCLWWGLQNLSTGAQGLETTHYKGEALFAILLALFGLILMALLIGNMQTYLQSMTLRMEEMRLKRRDTEQWMRHRHLPDDLMERVWRHNQYKWMETRGVDEDGLVSCLPKDIRRDVKRHLCLRLVRRVPLFANMDERLLDAICERLKPSLCTECTYVVREGEPVDEMFFIIRGRLESSTTDGGRIGFFNKELLKEGDFCGEELLTWALDPKAAANLPLSTRSVKAMSEVEGFALHADELKFVAGQFRRLHSKQLQQTFRFYSQQWRTWASCFIQATWRRYQKRKRLEQRRREVEQMYGMASTSSSSHFKTTFLVSRFAKKAMRNVLRKRLLREESLILLPKPPEPDFGRMHY is encoded by the coding sequence ATGGACGTCCCCGGCAGCGGGCACCAGATGGACAGCTACTTCTCCCGCCCCAAGATCCGGTCCCGGTCCATCCGCATGGCGGCCGCCGGCGTGATCAACCGGTCGGAGCGGCTCAAGAACATCGGCCGCGTCTTCCAGGAGGACCTCAAGAACATCTCGCTCAAGATCTACGACCCGCAGGACCCGTTCCTGATGCGCATGAACCGCCTCTTCGTCTTCTCCTGCATCATCTCCGTCGCCGTGGACCCGATGTTCTTCTACCTCCCTTCCGTCACCGAGACGGAGTACAACACCTGCATCGGATTCAACCGCATCCTGGCGGCCGGCGCCACCGCCGTGCGCTCCGCCATCGACTTCTTCTACCTGGCGCGGATCGTGCTGCAGTTCCACACCGCCTTCATCGCGCCGTCGTCGCGGGTGTTCGGCCGCGGGGAGCTCGTCATCAACAACAGGGACATCGCGCAGCGCTACCTCCACCGCTTCTTCATCGTGGACCTCCTCTCCGTGCTCCCGCTGCCGCAGATCCAGATGATCAAGTTCTTCATGCGGCCCAAGGGCGCGGACCTGCTCCCCATCAAGACGGCGCTCTTCTTCATCGTGCTCACCCAATACCTGCCCCGTCTCTTCCGCTTCTACCCCATCATATCGGAGCTGAAGCGCACCACCGGGGTGTTCGCGGAGACCGCCTTCGCCGGCGCCGCCTTCTACCTGCTCCTCTACATGCTCGCCTCCCACATGGTGGGCGCCTTCTGGTACCTCCTTGCCGTGGAGCGCGTGGACGACTGCTGGCGCGAGAAGTGCGCGGGGCTCAAGTTCGACCGCTGCGTAAAATTCATGTACTGCGGGGGCGCCGGGGCGACCAAGGAGGACAGGGATAACCAGTTCACCGAGTTCATGGAGTGGCGGACCATGATCAGGCAGGTGCTCAAGCAGGAGTGCGCGCCCATGGACAACAACGGCACGGGCTTCGACTACGGCATCTACAGCAATGCCATCACCTCGGGGGTGACCCACACCCAGGACCTCATCCCCAAGATCCTCTTCTGCCTCTGGTGGGGCCTCCAGAACCTGAGCACGGGCGCCCAGGGGCTAGAGACGACGCACTACAAGGGGGAGGCCCTCTTCGCCATCCTCCTCGCCCTCTTCGGCCTCATCCTCATGGCGCTCCTCATCGGCAACATGCAGACGTACCTCCAGTCCATGACGCTGCGGATGGAGGAGATGCGGCTCAAGCGACGGGACACGGAGCAGTGGATGCGCCACCGCCACCTCCCCGACGACCTCATGGAGCGCGTGTGGCGGCACAACCAGTACAAGTGGATGGAGACGCGGGGCGTGGACGAGGACGGGCTCGTGAGCTGCCTCCCCAAGGACATCCGGCGGGACGTGAAGCGCCACCTCTGCCTCCGCCTCGTCCGCCGCGTGCCGCTCTTCGCCAACATGGACGAGCGCCTCCTGGACGCCATCTGCGAGCGGCTCAAGCCCAGCCTCTGCACGGAGTGCACCTACGTGGTGCGGGAAGGGGAGCCCGTCGACGAGATGTTcttcatcatcaggggccggctGGAGAGCTCCACCACCGACGGGGGCCGCATAGGGTTCTTCAACAAGGAGCTCCTCAAGGAAGGGGACTTTTGCGGCGAGGAGCTGCTCACCTGGGCGCTGGACCCCAAGGCGGCGGCGAACCTGCCCTTGTCCACGCGCAGCGTCAAGGCGATGTCGGAGGTGGAGGGCTTTGCGCTGCACGCCGACGAGCTCAAGTTCGTCGCCGGGCAGTTCCGGCGGTTGCACAGCAAGCAGCTGCAGCAGACGTTCAGGTTCTACTCGCAGCAGTGGCGCACCTGGGCGTCGTGCTTCATCCAGGCCACATGGAGGAGATACCAGAAGCGAAAGAGGCTGGAGCAGCGGAGGCGGGAGGTGGAACAGATGTATGGCATGGCGTCCACGTCGTCGTCGAGCCATTTCAAGACGACGTTCCTTGTGTCAAGGTTCGCCAAAAAAGCCATGCGCAACGTGCTACGTAAGCGCTTGCTCCGGGAGGAGAGCCTCATCTTGCTGCCCAAGCCGCCAGAGCCCGACTTTGGCAGAATGCACTACTGA